The sequence AGCAGCGTGCCCTTCTCGGAGCGCAGCGGCAGCTGGTTGTTGCCGTCCGCCGTCATGACGAACAGCTGCGTGCCACCGTTGCGCGTGGACGTGAAGATGATGAGCCGCCCGTTGGGCGAGAAGGCCGGCTCCTCGTTGTTGCCCTGGTCCTGCGTCAGGCGCGTCACCTTGCCCGTCTCCACGTTGACGGTGAAGAGGTCGAAGGCGTTGCGCTCGTCGCGCGCGGTGAAGGCGATGAGGTCGCCGCGCGGAGACCAGTCCGGCGTCTGGTTGTAGTTGCCCTGGAAGGTGAGCCGGCGCACGCCCGAGCCGTCCGCGTTCATCACGTACACCTGCGGGCTGCCGCCCCGGTTGGACACGAACGCGAGGCGCTTGCCGTCCGGAGACCACGCGGGGCTGGTGTTGAGGCCGTACGGCGTGTCCGTCACCGCCTTAGCACCGCTGCCGTCCGCGTTGGCCACGTAGATTTGCGCGCTCTCACCCTCCGCCAGCGCGTAGGCGAGGCGCTTGCCGTCCGGCGAGTACGCCGCGCCCGTCACCATCTGCCCCTCGGCCACGAGGGAGCGCGCCTCACCGCCCGGCTTCTGCACGAAGATGTCCGGCTGTCCCCGGCGGTACGTGGTGAAGGCCACCTGCGCGCCATCCGGCGTCAGCGCGGGCAGGATGTTGATGCCGCCCTTGGTGAGCGTCTGCGGATTGCCGCCGTCCCAGTCCGCCACGACGATGTCGCGATTCTGGCCGGACTTGCGCACGTAGGTGATGCGCGACAGGAAGGGGCTCGGCTCGCGCGTGAAGTGCCGGTAGAGCGCGTCCGCCAGCCGGTGCGCCAGGAGCGACGCGTCGTCCGCCGGGGCGTCCTTGGCCACCTTCAAGTCTTCACGGCCGGTGCCCACGTTGAACAGGCGCAGCTCACCGCGCAGCACGCCGCCGTCCTGCGCCAGCGACACCTTCACCAGCGCCTCGGCGCCCACGTCCGCCCAGCGGCTGAACTTGATGCTGCCGGCCGTCATGCCCTCCGTCGCGTCCGCGGTGAAGCTCTTGCGGTCCAGCACCTGGAGGATGCCGGAGGCGGCGAGGTCGAAGCTGAACGACGTGTCGAACGCGGAGGCCAGCTTCTTGCCACCCTCGTTCTGCGTCAGCGGCGCGGGCACGGCCACCGGCAGCGGGCGGAAGTTGGCGCCGGAGATTTCAATCGTCGGCGCCTGGGCGAGCGCCGCGAGCGGGAGGAGGACGAGGGAGAGGAGCAGGGCTTTCATAGGGCGTTGAACACCAGGTTGACGCCGCTCTTCTGCAGCGTGTCCCGGAGGTGGTCCGGCGGGGGAGAGAAGGGCGCCGCCTTGCGCACGGCGGTGACGACGGCGGAGTCGAACAAGTCATTGCCGCTGGGCTTGGTGAGGCTCACGTCCAGCACCTCGCCCGCGCGGCCCAGGCGCACCGCCACCATGGCCTTGAGGTGCAGACGCTCGGATTCCGGGATGGTGTCCGCCACGCTGTAGTGCCGGCGCACCTGCGACTGGAGCAGGCCGAAGTAGCGCTCGCCCTCGGCCGTGGCCGAGTCGCCGTCCGGGTCGCCGTCCTCGGCGCCCTCGGCCTCCTCGGGCGGAGCCGCCTTCGCCGTCTTGTCGAAGGCACCGAAGAGGCGCTTGCGCCGGTCCTCGCCGCTCTTGTCACCCTTCACGGGCTCGGGCTTCGGCGCGGAGGAGGGCTCGGGCTTCACGCCCGGAATGGGCACGGCCACCGCAGTGGACGACGGCGGAGGCGGCGCGTCCGGTGCGGGCTTGGGCGCGTCCACCTGCTTGGGCGGAGGCGGCGGCTGCTCCTTGCGCGGCAAAAGCTTGGAGTCCCTCGGCTTGCCCAGCCGCACCAGCGAGGCCTTGATGGGCTGGACCTCCAGGTCCACCTTGGGCCCGGAGGTGAAGCGCGCGTACAGCACCGCCGCGAGCAGCACGGCGATGTGCCCCACGACGGAGAACACCACGAAGCGCGACAGCCGCGTGGGGCGGGAGACGAGCAGGCTGTGGGCCACCGCGGAGTCCGTCATGGGCTAGCGCTTCGCCTCCTTCGACTTGCCCTTCTTGTCGTTGGACGTCTTGGCCCCACCCGACGGGTCCGTAATCATGCCCACGTTGTTGATGCCCGCGCGCTGCGCCGCCGCCATCACCTCCACCACCACGCCGTATGGCACGTCGCGGTCCGCGTGGAGGTAGACCTCCTTGTCGGCCTGCGCCTTGGCGTTGGCGGCCAGCTTGTCCGCCAGTTCCTCCAGGGCGACCTCCGCGTCACCGATGTAGACCTTGCGGCCCGCGTCGATGGACAGCACGAGCTTCTTCTCCGTGGCCTCCACCGGGGCGGCCTTCGTCTCCGGCAGGTTGACCTTCACGCCCTGCTGGATGAGGGGCGCCGTCACCATGAAGATGATGAGCAGCACCAGCATCACGTCCACCATGGGCGTGACGTTGATCTCGCTCATGGTGGTGCGGCCACCGCCGCGGTTTCCTCCACTCATTCCCATGGCAGTCGCCTCCGCCTACCGGAAGAAGTGCCGCTTGATGATGTTGAGGAAGTCCGCCGAGAAGTTCGACATCTCCGTGTCGAACACCTTGATGCGGCTGACGAACGAGTTGTAGGCCACCACGGCCGGAATCGCCGCGAACAGGCCCGCCGCCGTGGCGAACAGCGCGTTGCCCACCGGCGCGGCCACCGTGGCCAGCGTCGCGTTGCCCTGCTCGGCAATCTGGTTGAACGCACTGAGGATGCCGATGACGGTGCCGAACAGGCCCACGAAGGGCGAGGCCGCGCCCACCGTGCCCAGGAACGAAACGCGGTTCTCGAGCTCCGTAATCTGCGCCGTGGATGCGCGGTTCAGCGCGCGCTCCACGTTCTCGATGCCGCCCAGCCGCTCGGCCATGGCGCCCTCGGCGCCGCCTTCCTTGGCTTGTGCCAGCTTGCTCAGCTCCTCGTAGCCGGCGCAGAACACCTTGGACAGCGGGGAGCCATCCAGCTTCTGCGCCGTCTGGTAGATGGCCTCCAGGCGCGAGGCCTTCCAGAAGGTGTCGAGGAAGGTGAGAGACTGTGCGCGAGCCTTCGCGAGCTGGGCGGCCTTCATGGCGATGAGGGCCCAGGAGGCAACGGAGACGGCCATCAGGAGCAGCAGCACGGCCAGCTCGATGAAGGAAGCGTCGCGGATGATCTCCACGTAGTTCATGGCGCCGAGCGCCAGGGGCAGGTGGGGCGTCATGGGGTGGAGGCCGTAACACTCCGATACAACAGGGTCAAACATTGGAGATACGCCCGGTTGCTTGAAGCGGTGTGCGGCCGTGGGTGAATAATTCCCGAGGGTGGCCGTCCGGAGTGTTTGTAACGGGCCGAACACCTACCACCCCACGAAGGTTCCCCATGAACTCCCGACTGCTGGTCGCATTCCTCTGCCTGGCGGCGGTTGCCCCTGGCTGCGTCATCCACGACAACGACCCGGGCTATCCCGGTGACGCCACGTTCCGCTGGACGTTCGGCGGACTGCGCTGCGACGAGGACCGCGACATCAAGGGCGTCAACATCACCATCCCCGGCGAGGTGCTGGACCGCGACGGTGAGTACCCCTGCCAGGCCAACGGTTTCGACGGCATCGTCCTCCACGACTTCGTGCCGGGCGTGTACAGCTTCACGATTGAGGCCGTGAGCTGGGACAACGAGCGCCTCTACTACGCCAGCGGCACCTTCCGGGTGGACGGCGATGTGACGGTGAGCGTGGACCTGACGCCGGTGGGCAGCCCGCCTTCGTTCGCGTACGTGAGCTGGCTCTTCCCGGCGAACAACGTCAGCCAGAGCCCCAACTGCGCGCAGGCCGGCATCGCCTCCGTCGACGTCCGCGTGGATGACGGCGAGTGGGCCCGCATGGACTGCTCCCGCGGCTTCGGCAGCAACAACGTCCAGACGCCGTACCTGCAGCCCGGCACGCACAACCTGGAGTTCGTCGCCATCGATTCGCAGGGCGCCCCCTGGTACTACTACAGCGGCACCATCAACACGCAGGCCGGCACGCCCACGTCGTTCACGGCCTCCATGTGGGCGATTGGTGGCGCCTCCATCCGCTGGGACATCGTCGCCGGGAGCCAGACGCTGACGTGCTCGCAGGCCCGGCTCACCAACGTGCTCATCAACTTCCGCGACGCCTTCACCAATGAACTGGTGTACGGCATCTTCGGTGACACCCACGGCTGCAACGACGCCCCGGTGGTGTACGAGTTCCTGAAGCCCGGCCGCTACAAGGTGGAGATGTACGCGAAGGGCTCGGATGGCCGCGAGTACCTGTCGCCGGACAACGGGCCCTTCATCGACGTGGTGGCCCACCAGTTCCCGGGCCCGAACAGCGCCCTCACGGTGCCCCTGGTCCGGCTGTAACGCTTACCGGAAGTCAGGCTGCCTGGTCGTGAGGTGAACGGAGGGTCGGGGCGGGGTGCCCCGGCCCTTCGTCGTTTCCGGGGGGGCCGCTGGCGCTGGCATCAAACGTGATAGGGACACTCCACATGCGGCAAGGCAGCCACAG comes from Pyxidicoccus parkwaysis and encodes:
- a CDS encoding MotA/TolQ/ExbB proton channel family protein — translated: MTPHLPLALGAMNYVEIIRDASFIELAVLLLLMAVSVASWALIAMKAAQLAKARAQSLTFLDTFWKASRLEAIYQTAQKLDGSPLSKVFCAGYEELSKLAQAKEGGAEGAMAERLGGIENVERALNRASTAQITELENRVSFLGTVGAASPFVGLFGTVIGILSAFNQIAEQGNATLATVAAPVGNALFATAAGLFAAIPAVVAYNSFVSRIKVFDTEMSNFSADFLNIIKRHFFR
- the tolR gene encoding protein TolR, with protein sequence MGMSGGNRGGGRTTMSEINVTPMVDVMLVLLIIFMVTAPLIQQGVKVNLPETKAAPVEATEKKLVLSIDAGRKVYIGDAEVALEELADKLAANAKAQADKEVYLHADRDVPYGVVVEVMAAAQRAGINNVGMITDPSGGAKTSNDKKGKSKEAKR
- the tolB gene encoding Tol-Pal system beta propeller repeat protein TolB, with the protein product MKALLLSLVLLPLAALAQAPTIEISGANFRPLPVAVPAPLTQNEGGKKLASAFDTSFSFDLAASGILQVLDRKSFTADATEGMTAGSIKFSRWADVGAEALVKVSLAQDGGVLRGELRLFNVGTGREDLKVAKDAPADDASLLAHRLADALYRHFTREPSPFLSRITYVRKSGQNRDIVVADWDGGNPQTLTKGGINILPALTPDGAQVAFTTYRRGQPDIFVQKPGGEARSLVAEGQMVTGAAYSPDGKRLAYALAEGESAQIYVANADGSGAKAVTDTPYGLNTSPAWSPDGKRLAFVSNRGGSPQVYVMNADGSGVRRLTFQGNYNQTPDWSPRGDLIAFTARDERNAFDLFTVNVETGKVTRLTQDQGNNEEPAFSPNGRLIIFTSTRNGGTQLFVMTADGNNQLPLRSEKGTLLTPDWAPLAQAE
- a CDS encoding TonB family protein; protein product: MTDSAVAHSLLVSRPTRLSRFVVFSVVGHIAVLLAAVLYARFTSGPKVDLEVQPIKASLVRLGKPRDSKLLPRKEQPPPPPKQVDAPKPAPDAPPPPSSTAVAVPIPGVKPEPSSAPKPEPVKGDKSGEDRRKRLFGAFDKTAKAAPPEEAEGAEDGDPDGDSATAEGERYFGLLQSQVRRHYSVADTIPESERLHLKAMVAVRLGRAGEVLDVSLTKPSGNDLFDSAVVTAVRKAAPFSPPPDHLRDTLQKSGVNLVFNAL